The window CTATCTGCCCTGGATCATGGCCGGAATCGCCATTCTGGTGCTCTCCATTGTCTGGGTCATTTACGCCAGAATGAAAGAGACCTCGGCCTCCCTGGGCCAGGTGCTGGGAGCCCCCCAATTTCAGGACAGGGCTGTTGAGATACGACTGCTCGGCGGCCTTGCGTCCTTTGAAATCAAAGCCAAAGAGCATCCCCGGCTGGCTAACCCCACCGGCCTTTCCCCCTATTCCGATGTTCAACTCATTGAAAGCCCGGGCGACAGGGAGGAACGCAGATTACTGGAACTTAACGGGCTTTATGACAAGGAACTGATCACCAAAGAAGAGTTCGAAAAAGCCCGCCAGGACATCATACAGAGCTGATCACCCAACCAATTCCAAAGGAGAGATGCATGAAGAAAATCAGGCTGGCCCTGTTATCAGGCGGTGTGTCCACGGAACGGGAAGTGTCCCTAAACAGCGGGAATCAGGTATTTGCTGCCCTTGACAAGGAAAAATACGACATCAAACGGTATGATCCCAAATTTGATCTGGCAAAACTTGTAACAGACGCACCGGATATTGATGCGGCCCTGATTATTCTTCACGGCCCCTTTGGGGAAGACGGCACGGTTCAGGGGCTAT is drawn from uncultured Desulfobacter sp. and contains these coding sequences:
- a CDS encoding SHOCT domain-containing protein, which gives rise to MNIRKKDKDGLFKNIFVAYFILLLHVFLLAGIGLTVVLFQGIYHYLPWIMAGIAILVLSIVWVIYARMKETSASLGQVLGAPQFQDRAVEIRLLGGLASFEIKAKEHPRLANPTGLSPYSDVQLIESPGDREERRLLELNGLYDKELITKEEFEKARQDIIQS